A genomic stretch from Chitinophaga agri includes:
- a CDS encoding DUF3667 domain-containing protein, which produces MELASAGTEQLRKMHPLVDDTTICRHCQETVSDSYCGKCGTPVTLKRVDAHYIVHEIQHILHFEKGILYTIRALLTQPGKNIRSFISDDRSRLVKPVIFIIITSLIYTIVAHYFHTENHYMSADAPAQPAVSGIMNWIQGHYGYANILMGACIAVWLKLFFRKSDYNFFEVLIMLCFVMGTSMLLLAVFAVAEGLTGSNLTKVSGPLMFVYSAWAIGQFFNGRKLGSYLLSLAAYLLGCLSFMIIAVLIGVAIALAHKV; this is translated from the coding sequence ATGGAACTAGCAAGCGCCGGCACCGAACAACTGCGCAAAATGCACCCCCTGGTGGACGATACAACGATTTGCAGACACTGTCAGGAGACTGTCAGTGATAGTTACTGCGGTAAATGTGGCACGCCTGTTACCTTAAAAAGAGTGGATGCGCATTATATTGTCCATGAGATCCAGCATATACTACACTTCGAAAAAGGCATTCTGTATACCATCAGGGCACTGTTGACCCAGCCGGGGAAAAATATCAGGTCGTTTATCTCAGATGACAGGAGCCGGCTGGTTAAACCGGTGATCTTCATTATTATTACCTCCCTCATCTACACGATCGTTGCGCACTACTTTCATACAGAAAATCATTATATGAGTGCCGATGCACCAGCACAGCCAGCAGTATCGGGGATCATGAACTGGATACAGGGACACTATGGATATGCCAACATTCTTATGGGCGCCTGCATCGCGGTATGGCTAAAGCTGTTCTTCCGGAAAAGCGACTACAACTTCTTTGAAGTACTGATCATGCTGTGTTTCGTCATGGGGACAAGCATGCTGTTACTAGCAGTATTTGCCGTTGCGGAAGGATTAACCGGCAGTAACCTGACCAAAGTATCCGGCCCCCTTATGTTCGTGTATAGTGCGTGGGCAATAGGACAGTTTTTTAATGGCAGAAAGCTGGGGAGTTATCTGCTTTCGCTGGCTGCCTATTTGCTGGGCTGTCTGTCGTTTATGATCATTGCCGTGCTGATCGGGGTTGCAATTGCTTTAGCGCACAAGGTATAA
- a CDS encoding response regulator transcription factor, with translation MKNSSSLLTRNKLGAVQEADQDTQHYLEVVKAFARLTYESVYVIDYTDMSFEYVSDNPLFLCGYSSEEVLQLGYEFYFRHVPEKDLEMLSRINEAGFDFYANIPVDERKHYSITYDFHLINKEGKQVLINHKLTPLFLTVDGKMWKSMCIVSLSPHQSAGNARIYRQGAGDLWELNPGTRTWHKMEKPVLTEREIEVLRLHAQGLNINQIAERLFVVPDTIKYYRRRIFERLQVTNIVEALSYAVNSKLI, from the coding sequence ATGAAGAATAGTTCCAGCTTACTGACAAGGAATAAGTTAGGGGCGGTCCAGGAGGCAGACCAGGATACGCAGCACTACCTGGAGGTGGTAAAGGCATTTGCCCGGCTTACCTACGAAAGCGTGTACGTGATCGATTATACCGATATGTCATTTGAGTATGTATCAGATAATCCATTGTTTTTGTGCGGGTATTCCTCCGAAGAAGTACTGCAGCTGGGATATGAATTCTACTTTCGCCACGTCCCTGAAAAGGACCTGGAGATGCTGTCGCGGATCAATGAAGCTGGCTTTGACTTTTATGCTAATATTCCTGTGGATGAAAGAAAACACTACAGTATCACCTATGATTTCCACCTGATAAACAAAGAGGGAAAACAGGTGCTGATTAACCATAAGCTGACGCCACTTTTCCTTACCGTGGATGGCAAAATGTGGAAGTCCATGTGTATCGTATCATTGTCTCCTCATCAGTCAGCCGGTAACGCGCGTATCTATAGACAGGGAGCAGGCGACCTGTGGGAGCTGAACCCGGGCACCAGAACGTGGCATAAAATGGAAAAGCCGGTGCTTACTGAAAGGGAGATAGAGGTATTACGTTTACACGCACAGGGACTCAATATTAACCAGATTGCCGAGCGGTTGTTTGTCGTTCCTGATACAATTAAATACTACCGGCGACGTATATTTGAACGGCTGCAGGTCACTAATATCGTAGAAGCGCTGTCTTACGCGGTTAACAGTAAACTCATTTAA
- a CDS encoding helix-turn-helix domain-containing protein — MINRSEIIPGVLFFSYHSSMRKEKIAFMEHNTLILQVSGTFHLETATQHISIQRGEMLLVQKNQLGEITKVPAEGGIYQTIVIRLQEELLRQIALEEQIEVHHKYTGPACINIPGNEFLHAFFQSLLPYVRHPDEKITRHVGMLKVKEAVYILLNNIPALRDFLFDFSEPYKIDLEKFMRSNFHYNIPVEKFAQLTGRSLAGFKRDFQKIFDMAPRQWLLERRLTEARHLIESKRKKPSAIYLDLGFESLSHFSHSFKKKFGKAPTAWD, encoded by the coding sequence ATGATCAATCGTTCCGAAATAATTCCCGGCGTGCTCTTCTTCTCCTATCACTCGTCCATGAGGAAGGAGAAAATAGCATTCATGGAGCACAACACGCTGATCTTACAGGTCTCTGGTACTTTTCACCTGGAGACTGCCACACAGCACATTTCTATTCAGCGGGGGGAAATGCTGCTGGTACAGAAAAATCAACTGGGAGAAATCACGAAAGTTCCTGCGGAAGGGGGAATTTATCAGACCATTGTGATCCGGCTACAGGAGGAATTACTCAGGCAGATCGCGCTGGAGGAACAGATAGAGGTGCATCATAAATATACGGGACCTGCGTGTATCAATATTCCGGGCAATGAGTTCCTGCATGCGTTCTTCCAGTCCTTACTTCCCTATGTCCGGCATCCGGATGAGAAAATAACCCGCCATGTGGGAATGCTTAAAGTGAAAGAAGCGGTATATATCCTTCTTAACAACATACCTGCCCTCAGGGACTTTCTGTTTGACTTTTCAGAGCCTTATAAAATAGATCTGGAAAAGTTCATGCGCAGCAACTTTCACTATAATATCCCGGTGGAGAAATTTGCGCAGCTTACGGGCAGAAGTCTTGCAGGGTTTAAACGCGACTTCCAGAAAATATTCGACATGGCTCCACGGCAGTGGCTACTGGAAAGAAGGCTTACGGAGGCCCGGCATCTGATAGAGAGCAAGCGTAAAAAGCCGTCGGCTATTTATCTTGACCTGGGATTTGAGAGCCTGTCCCATTTCTCTCACTCTTTTAAGAAGAAATTTGGTAAAGCGCCTACAGCGTGGGATTAA
- a CDS encoding aldo/keto reductase, which translates to MTTITKIALGNNGPLVSKLGLGCMRMSSTWGRAATDENESIATIEMALDSGINFLNTGDFYGSGHNEMLVGKAIKGRRDDAFISVKFGAIFYGGKVLGLDLRPIAIKNFINYSLVRLGVDTIDLYQPCRLDNSVPVEDVIGTVADLIKEGKVRHLGVSEITADQLRKAHSIHPVAALEIGYSLADRQIESDLLPTAKALGIGVVAFANTAEGLLTGDLKAPLPENDYRHHFSRFQGDNLVKNLEKVEVLKQMAKDKGLTPTQLAIAWVNAQGDHIMPLVSMSRRSRLPENIQAMEIVFTPDEMHTLNTHFSQNAILGGTYLQR; encoded by the coding sequence ATGACAACAATAACAAAGATCGCCCTGGGCAATAACGGGCCACTCGTGTCTAAACTGGGTTTGGGCTGTATGCGTATGTCCTCTACCTGGGGACGCGCCGCAACCGACGAGAACGAGAGTATTGCTACAATAGAAATGGCGCTGGACAGCGGCATCAATTTCCTGAATACAGGCGACTTTTATGGCAGCGGGCACAATGAAATGCTGGTGGGTAAAGCGATCAAAGGCAGAAGGGATGACGCTTTTATCAGTGTTAAGTTTGGTGCGATCTTTTACGGTGGCAAGGTACTCGGATTAGACCTCCGTCCTATCGCTATCAAAAACTTCATTAATTACTCCCTGGTACGACTGGGAGTGGATACCATCGATCTCTACCAACCCTGCCGGCTGGATAACAGTGTTCCTGTTGAAGATGTGATCGGCACTGTCGCCGATCTGATAAAAGAGGGAAAGGTGCGTCATCTCGGCGTCTCGGAAATAACTGCCGACCAGCTGCGTAAAGCTCATAGTATTCATCCCGTAGCAGCACTGGAAATAGGCTACTCGCTGGCCGACCGCCAGATAGAAAGTGACCTGCTTCCCACGGCCAAAGCACTGGGAATAGGCGTTGTGGCATTTGCGAATACCGCAGAAGGCTTACTGACCGGCGATTTAAAAGCCCCACTTCCTGAAAATGACTATCGCCACCACTTCTCCCGCTTTCAGGGGGACAACCTGGTAAAGAACCTGGAAAAAGTGGAAGTATTAAAGCAGATGGCAAAGGATAAAGGACTTACGCCGACACAACTGGCGATTGCCTGGGTAAATGCACAGGGCGATCATATCATGCCACTGGTCAGTATGAGCCGGAGATCAAGGCTGCCGGAAAACATACAGGCAATGGAGATAGTATTTACGCCTGATGAAATGCATACGCTTAACACCCATTTTTCTCAAAACGCGATACTCGGAGGCACCTACCTTCAGCGATAA
- a CDS encoding RNA polymerase sigma-70 factor: protein MQPDNYTNQELLGLLRAGEHRAFNEIYHRYWDKLFYIAAKKLEEYGEAESIVQDVFVDLWRRREELDIYETLEGYLVVAVKYRIINYLARQDRIRTYEQYLISQLNTTHSGTEEWISFEELRRWLMKMVSGLPEKCRMAYQLREEGYTQKEIARQMQISEKTVETHISRALKTIRASISQLFSSLLSLLL, encoded by the coding sequence ATGCAGCCTGATAACTATACCAACCAAGAATTGCTGGGCCTTCTCAGGGCCGGTGAGCATAGGGCATTCAACGAGATCTACCATCGTTATTGGGATAAACTCTTCTATATTGCTGCCAAAAAGCTGGAGGAATACGGAGAAGCGGAAAGTATTGTACAAGACGTATTCGTAGATCTCTGGCGCCGCCGTGAGGAACTGGATATATATGAGACGCTGGAAGGTTACCTCGTAGTGGCGGTCAAATACCGCATCATTAACTACCTCGCCAGACAGGACCGTATCAGAACGTATGAGCAATACCTTATCAGCCAGTTAAATACAACACACTCCGGTACAGAAGAATGGATCAGCTTTGAAGAACTGCGCCGGTGGTTGATGAAGATGGTCTCGGGGCTCCCTGAGAAATGCCGTATGGCTTACCAGTTACGTGAGGAAGGGTATACGCAAAAAGAAATAGCGCGACAGATGCAGATTTCTGAAAAGACCGTAGAAACCCATATCAGCCGCGCTTTAAAAACTATCCGGGCCAGTATCAGTCAGCTTTTTTCTTCCCTGTTATCACTTCTTCTCTAA
- a CDS encoding glycoside hydrolase family 2 TIM barrel-domain containing protein codes for MKPMLFTWKVRAVTAGFVLMYLQSSAQFDQKKYYQLVGQQEQVADVKENRQNNAPVELAPAVKKAATQAWTLQRLENGAWMVNMALGQKSIDNGNRAGKNGNPVLLWDHEPDNRNQQWLIHQEPNGTFTITSVASGQRLCTRKARLFQAPADSTDPSQYWRILPVKAKITTPAAQKGDYWEDERVFAVHKEPAHVTYIPFPSVKAATEATPFSDSGNISPYYQSLNGQWKFNWVKQPADRPKDFYRTGYDDSDWKTIPVPSNMEMQGYGTPIYTNITYPFRNDPPRVMGTVPGDWTAAREPNPVGSYRREFIIPAGWKGRDIFLHFDGVISAMYVWVNGKQVGYSENSFSPAEFNIGAYVKPGKNTIAVQVYKYSDGSYLEDQDMTRFSGIHRRVYLFAVPKLHIRDYFMRSALNTDHTSAHFSIEAKLQNNGKGTSATLEAVILDKDGKSAGKIAPVNITAPAKGPAATCHLSCDVDHPLLWSAETPALYTVLLTLKDASGQVTEVLTSKFGIRDVKISDSRLLVNGTPVLLKGVNRHEIHPVLGKAVTVESMVQDILLMKQHNINTVRSCHYPDDPVWLELCDYYGLYIIDEANHETHGHQKIASYPSWQPAILDRTVRLVERDKNHAAVIIWSLGNEAGAGPNFVAAREAVRKLDLSRPIHYEGMNQVGDIESNMYPSVDYIIERGKAPSEKPYFMCEYAHAMGNSVGNLKEYWDAIESHKRLIGGCIWEWVDQGIQAKVPGDTSKTYFAYGGDLGDKPNDGTFSIKGLVTSDRQVKPALLEVAKVYQYVKFADAGLQKGLVKISNRYGFLHLSDFRIKWTLLENGKAVQQGELPYLSLQPGADTVLTVPCNLSALSPAGEYFLNMEVALSQDQLWAKKGHVVAAEQLLVKQPAKPLVADNYAQRPVVVQQTDSHVVITGKDMLVQFDKQTGRLSGLTYGQQQYISGIDNGIAVNLYRAMLDNDHTGDWGQPYDTRSLGYDQPEYTLNKMEVIPNQTAVQIKTAIRVHTKSGFGVSARLDYIIYGTGEIKVDATLTPDKTTQFINRLGVRLILDEGLEQVDWYGRGPHENYIDRKESAFVGRFSRAVKDMEELYDKPQGMGNREDVRWLRLSGAKRGIEIVSHDTMSFSALHLTDQDLGKAAHRYELKPRKETVLTLDASQMGVGNGSCGPIQLPQYLVPVAPCQLSFTIRPAVL; via the coding sequence ATGAAACCAATGCTATTTACATGGAAGGTCCGCGCAGTGACGGCAGGCTTTGTACTGATGTATTTACAGTCATCAGCACAATTCGATCAAAAGAAATATTATCAGTTAGTCGGCCAGCAGGAACAGGTGGCCGATGTTAAGGAGAACCGTCAGAATAATGCGCCTGTGGAACTGGCTCCGGCAGTAAAGAAAGCAGCTACACAGGCATGGACATTACAGCGACTGGAGAATGGCGCATGGATGGTCAATATGGCGCTCGGCCAGAAAAGTATCGACAATGGCAACAGGGCAGGCAAAAATGGGAACCCCGTACTGTTGTGGGACCATGAACCTGATAACCGCAACCAGCAATGGCTGATCCACCAGGAACCAAACGGAACGTTCACCATTACCAGCGTCGCCAGCGGACAGCGTCTCTGTACGCGTAAGGCACGATTATTCCAGGCACCAGCGGATAGTACAGATCCTTCTCAATACTGGCGGATCCTTCCTGTAAAAGCGAAGATCACGACGCCTGCAGCGCAAAAAGGAGACTACTGGGAAGATGAGCGCGTGTTTGCCGTTCATAAAGAGCCGGCCCACGTTACCTATATTCCCTTTCCATCAGTAAAAGCAGCAACGGAAGCGACGCCTTTCAGTGATTCCGGCAATATCTCTCCTTATTACCAGTCATTAAATGGTCAATGGAAATTCAACTGGGTAAAACAACCCGCCGACAGACCCAAAGACTTCTACCGTACCGGATATGATGACAGTGACTGGAAGACAATACCGGTACCCTCTAATATGGAAATGCAGGGATATGGTACGCCGATCTATACGAATATCACGTATCCGTTCAGGAATGATCCACCCAGAGTAATGGGCACAGTACCAGGTGACTGGACCGCTGCCAGGGAGCCGAATCCTGTTGGCTCCTACCGCAGGGAATTCATCATACCAGCCGGCTGGAAAGGCAGGGATATCTTCCTGCATTTCGATGGAGTGATCAGCGCCATGTATGTCTGGGTAAACGGGAAGCAGGTAGGCTATTCTGAAAACAGCTTCAGTCCCGCTGAGTTTAACATAGGTGCATATGTGAAACCGGGAAAGAACACCATTGCAGTACAGGTATATAAATACAGTGATGGGAGTTACCTGGAAGACCAGGATATGACACGTTTCAGTGGTATTCACAGAAGAGTATACCTCTTTGCTGTGCCGAAACTGCATATCCGTGACTACTTCATGCGTTCGGCGTTAAATACGGATCATACGTCCGCACATTTTTCCATTGAAGCAAAGCTGCAGAACAATGGCAAGGGCACAAGTGCGACGCTGGAGGCAGTAATACTGGATAAGGACGGCAAGTCTGCCGGAAAGATAGCACCTGTCAATATCACAGCACCGGCTAAAGGGCCGGCAGCCACCTGCCATCTATCCTGCGATGTAGATCATCCGTTATTATGGTCTGCCGAAACACCGGCACTTTATACGGTTCTCCTTACCCTGAAGGATGCGTCCGGACAGGTAACAGAAGTACTGACGTCTAAATTTGGTATCAGGGATGTGAAGATCAGCGACAGCCGTTTGCTGGTGAATGGTACACCAGTACTGCTGAAAGGTGTTAACAGGCATGAGATACATCCGGTACTGGGGAAGGCGGTGACAGTCGAAAGTATGGTACAGGACATCCTCCTGATGAAGCAGCATAATATTAACACCGTACGCTCCTGTCATTACCCGGATGATCCGGTGTGGCTGGAGTTGTGCGACTATTATGGCCTGTATATTATTGATGAGGCGAATCATGAAACACATGGTCACCAGAAGATAGCGAGCTACCCTTCCTGGCAGCCGGCCATTCTTGACCGTACTGTAAGACTGGTAGAACGTGATAAGAACCATGCGGCTGTCATCATCTGGTCACTGGGCAATGAGGCCGGTGCCGGACCGAACTTCGTTGCGGCAAGGGAAGCGGTGAGAAAGCTGGATCTGTCACGTCCTATCCACTATGAAGGAATGAACCAGGTAGGCGATATAGAGTCCAATATGTACCCCAGCGTTGACTATATTATTGAACGCGGTAAAGCACCCTCAGAGAAGCCTTATTTTATGTGCGAATATGCGCATGCGATGGGCAACTCGGTAGGCAACCTCAAAGAATACTGGGATGCGATAGAAAGCCATAAAAGACTGATCGGTGGCTGCATATGGGAATGGGTAGATCAGGGTATCCAGGCAAAAGTGCCGGGAGATACCAGCAAAACCTATTTCGCCTACGGCGGAGATCTGGGAGATAAGCCGAATGATGGTACGTTCAGTATAAAAGGGTTGGTGACATCTGATCGTCAGGTGAAGCCTGCACTCCTGGAAGTAGCAAAGGTCTATCAGTATGTGAAGTTTGCCGATGCCGGTTTGCAAAAAGGACTGGTAAAGATCAGTAACCGGTATGGATTCCTACACCTCTCTGACTTCCGGATCAAATGGACCTTACTGGAAAATGGTAAAGCCGTACAGCAGGGCGAACTACCGTATCTCTCCCTGCAACCAGGAGCGGATACCGTGCTGACCGTTCCCTGTAACCTGTCAGCTTTATCGCCAGCTGGAGAGTACTTCCTGAACATGGAAGTGGCTTTGTCACAGGATCAGTTGTGGGCGAAAAAGGGGCATGTCGTAGCAGCAGAACAACTCCTGGTAAAGCAACCGGCCAAACCGCTGGTGGCGGATAATTATGCGCAGCGACCAGTTGTGGTACAGCAGACAGATAGCCATGTGGTCATTACCGGAAAAGACATGCTGGTGCAGTTCGATAAGCAAACAGGCCGTCTGTCCGGATTGACATATGGACAGCAGCAATACATCTCAGGTATAGACAACGGCATTGCTGTTAACCTTTACCGGGCCATGCTGGACAACGACCACACGGGAGACTGGGGACAGCCCTACGATACCCGTTCCCTGGGTTATGATCAACCGGAATATACATTGAATAAGATGGAGGTGATCCCTAACCAGACGGCAGTCCAGATAAAAACGGCTATTCGCGTGCATACCAAAAGCGGCTTCGGCGTCAGTGCCCGGTTGGACTACATCATCTATGGTACTGGTGAAATAAAAGTAGACGCCACACTCACTCCCGATAAAACCACGCAGTTCATCAACCGCCTCGGGGTACGCCTGATACTGGATGAAGGGCTGGAACAGGTAGACTGGTACGGCCGCGGACCACATGAAAACTACATCGACCGTAAAGAATCGGCATTTGTGGGCCGGTTCAGTCGTGCGGTGAAAGACATGGAGGAGCTGTATGATAAGCCACAGGGAATGGGTAACCGGGAAGATGTTCGCTGGTTACGTCTTTCAGGCGCAAAACGGGGGATTGAGATTGTCAGTCATGACACTATGAGCTTCAGCGCGCTGCACTTAACGGACCAGGACCTCGGCAAGGCTGCACATCGCTATGAGTTAAAACCACGGAAAGAAACAGTGCTCACACTGGATGCATCGCAGATGGGTGTGGGTAATGGAAGTTGTGGTCCTATTCAGTTGCCACAGTACCTGGTACCGGTTGCACCATGTCAGCTGTCTTTTACCATAAGACCGGCTGTTCTGTAG